The genomic window GGATTCTCGTTATTGCCTGAACTTCTATCCTACCCTTTTTTTATTTGTAATAATGGTTGAGTCTGCTTGAGTGCTGGCGTAGGGTAATTTCTGGAGTTTTTTCAGGAGGTGGTTTGTCAGTTCTTCGAGGTTCAGCTTTTTCTCCCAGTTGTGGAGGGTTGAGTAGTGAATGTTTGCTCCGAAGAATTTTCTGCCGTAGTGCTGGGCGTCTCTGAGGGGTAGGTTGTAGTATTGTTTAAAGAGGAGTATTGCCAGTATTGTTTTTACTGGAAATTTTTTGGATTTTGGCAGGTTCTTCAGCTTTCCTTCTGATTCGAAGTCTGCTAAAACGTCAAGAATTGCGAATGCCACGCTTTCAGGGTCTTTGAGTCTGTGATCCCATCTGGGGATCACGACAACCACCCGAAAGAATTCAGCAAAAACCCTAATAAAGGTTACTATAAACACGCCCAAGATTACAGAAAAGTTTTTACTCTGTAAAGCGCTATTTGTATTTATGAGGCACTACGAGATTTTGAAAATTAAAGAGAACGGAAAAGTAGAGATACCTCTTGAATGGGCATATGAAGTCGGGCTTGTTAAAGATGCCTACTTTCTGGTGGAGATTGATACTAATCTCCATGAAATCCACCTTGAGAGAGTAGCCCTTCCCGGAAAAGAACTTGTAGAGATTGAACTTGTAGTTAAAGACAGGCCAGGAGTTTTAGCTAAAATTACCAGCACACTCGGAAAGCATAAGGCCAACATCTTATTCAGTGAAGCCGAAGAGATGGAGCCCCTTGGCCTTGGTGCAATAGTTGCGGTCGTAGATGTCAGCCAGATGGATATAAGCAAGAAAGAGCTCATTGCAGAACTGCAAAATATTGAGGAAGTCATGGAGGTTTCGCTAAAGGAAATTGAATAAAAACAAGAGCAACACAGCAGTGAACAAAACCATATAGGCATTTATCTCTTTGCCCAGGGTTTTGAATTGCTCCGGCGTAAAAGCCCTAAGGGATACCTCAAAGACTCCCAGCTTCCTGAGCAGGTAAAAGATAAAGATGGCAATGGCAAGGCTGATGGAGTCCTTGAAGACACTGAGATGCGGATGGAGGTAGATGCCTCCGAGAAGTGTTAGAATTGCAAGAGACAATGAAATCACTTCTTTTCTTTTGGGGATTTCGATTTTTTCTCCTCTTTTCGAAAGATAATAGTTAAGCTTTGTAAACGACACCAGAGTGCCGATTCCTCCCGCATAAAAAGCATATTTCAGAAATCCCTTGAGGTTCTCAATTAGCATAGCCTTCCCAAATGCTCCGATAAATGGGCTGACACCTCCGATAGCGAGGCTTAGCAAGACGATTGCAAGCATTAAACTCTTGTTGTTTCTATACGATAGTTTTTCCAAGTCCCGAGTCCCATAATGCTCCGCTAAGCTTCCTACACTTAAGAAAAGGCCACCTTTAAATAGAGAATGGGCTAGGGCGTAGTAGGCGGCGGCCAAAGGATTTAAGAGGGCTATTCCGAGAAGTACATATCCCATCTGTGAAACAGTGTGATATGCCAAAAGCCTCTCGGAGTTTTTTCTGTAAGATTGCCATTGCTATCCCAAAAAACATAGAAAGGAACGCCAGAGAAAGCAACATTTTTTGCACGAAACTATTGATTGGGAACGTCAATGTGAGAAGAATCATTCCGTATGCAGGAGCTTTGACCACAAGGCCGGAAAGCAAGGCACTTACTGGAGCATCTGCCTTAGAATGAGCGTCTGGAAGCCAGAAATGGAGAGGAAAAATACCGCTCTTTAAGAGGAGAGATGTGAACGCCAACCCCAATGCAACGTTTACCTCCCTCGACATTTCCAGATTTTCTTTTTATAAGGGCTAGGTTCAGGTAGCCTGTTTTCAGGTAGATAATCCCTATCCCCAAGATGAAAATGTATGAAGCCAGAAGGGAAAAGACCGTGTATTTGAAAGCTGCCCTCCTTGCTCCTTTCTCCTTTGAAATTCCCACAAGAGCAAAGCTTGCTACCGATGCTATCTCCATGTAGATATAATAATTGAAGAGGTCTCTGCTTATAAAAGCTCCCAAAAGCCCCGAATGAAGAAGGAGGATAAGGACATAGGCCTTGTTTTCAATTTTCCTTGGATAGTAACCCCACACATAGAGGGCAACAAAAGCAGAGAGAATAAGCTCTGCCACTATAAAGGGGATGTTATAAGCATCTACGGCAACCTCAATGCCAGAGACTCTGCTCCAGTTTCCGACAACTTCATTGGAGGGGAGGTTATTGATTATTTGGGGTAGAATAAGCCATGGGGACAGCATGCCAATTAGGAACAGATGCTTGGAAAACCTCTCTCTCCTTAAAGCTGGAAGGATGGAGGTTAAAAATGCCGCAGCAAGCGGAAATGCAACGATAAGAGGAATCATTCTTCTTCCCTCCTCATTTTTAGGATTAATGCCAACGCAAGAGATGTTATAGCGACATCAACAACGAGAGTGGTAAGCATAAGGGTAGCGGGTAAAGGATCGACAACTTTTTCTCTGGGCATTATTGGAACGTCCCCCCCTTCTATGTATCCAGTGCCGATGAAGAAGAGGACGAGCCCTATGGACACTACGTTTATGGACAGGACTATCTTGATCAGGTTTTCCTTTGTCATGAGGCCATAAAGTCCTATGAGGATTATTATAATTCCAGCAAGTTCGGGGTTAATCACGTTCCACCCACCTCAGCAGGATGTAAAACATGAACGTAAATGCCGCTCCAACCTTCAATGCAACGCCTATGTTGAATAGGGGAATTATTCCACCGCTTATAAGGGAGCCGAGCTCTCCTCCTCGCAGAAAGTTGTAGAAAAATCCACCAAACACTACTCCAGCTGTTGCCAAGAGGACCAAAAATCCTCCTGAAATCCCCTCGATGAGCTGAACCTCCCAGAATTTGAAAGTCTTTCTAACCCTCCTATAGCCGTGAGAGGTTATCAAGAGGATAACACTAACAGCTAAAATGACTCCCGCCTGAAACCCTC from Thermococcus bergensis includes these protein-coding regions:
- a CDS encoding Na(+)/H(+) antiporter subunit B, encoding MKMSLIVRTTTKLISPFLVVYSAYLMVYGHLSPGGGFQAGVILAVSVILLITSHGYRRVRKTFKFWEVQLIEGISGGFLVLLATAGVVFGGFFYNFLRGGELGSLISGGIIPLFNIGVALKVGAAFTFMFYILLRWVERD
- a CDS encoding proton-conducting transporter transmembrane domain-containing protein, with amino-acid sequence MSREVNVALGLAFTSLLLKSGIFPLHFWLPDAHSKADAPVSALLSGLVVKAPAYGMILLTLTFPINSFVQKMLLSLAFLSMFFGIAMAILQKKLREAFGISHCFTDGICTSRNSPLKSFGRRLLRPSPFSI
- a CDS encoding cation:proton antiporter subunit C; the encoded protein is MINPELAGIIIILIGLYGLMTKENLIKIVLSINVVSIGLVLFFIGTGYIEGGDVPIMPREKVVDPLPATLMLTTLVVDVAITSLALALILKMRREEE
- a CDS encoding ACT domain-containing protein, with translation MRHYEILKIKENGKVEIPLEWAYEVGLVKDAYFLVEIDTNLHEIHLERVALPGKELVEIELVVKDRPGVLAKITSTLGKHKANILFSEAEEMEPLGLGAIVAVVDVSQMDISKKELIAELQNIEEVMEVSLKEIE
- a CDS encoding proton-conducting transporter membrane subunit; this encodes MGYVLLGIALLNPLAAAYYALAHSLFKGGLFLSVGSLAEHYGTRDLEKLSYRNNKSLMLAIVLLSLAIGGVSPFIGAFGKAMLIENLKGFLKYAFYAGGIGTLVSFTKLNYYLSKRGEKIEIPKRKEVISLSLAILTLLGGIYLHPHLSVFKDSISLAIAIFIFYLLRKLGVFEVSLRAFTPEQFKTLGKEINAYMVLFTAVLLLFLFNFL
- a CDS encoding proton-conducting transporter transmembrane domain-containing protein, which encodes MIPLIVAFPLAAAFLTSILPALRRERFSKHLFLIGMLSPWLILPQIINNLPSNEVVGNWSRVSGIEVAVDAYNIPFIVAELILSAFVALYVWGYYPRKIENKAYVLILLLHSGLLGAFISRDLFNYYIYMEIASVASFALVGISKEKGARRAAFKYTVFSLLASYIFILGIGIIYLKTGYLNLALIKRKSGNVEGGKRCIGVGVHISPLKERYFSSPFLASRRSF